One part of the Bacteroidia bacterium genome encodes these proteins:
- a CDS encoding peroxiredoxin, whose protein sequence is MNNIRLGDIAPDFEAVSTEGRIKFHEWLGESWGILFSHPADFTPVCTTELGMLAKYKEKFSKRNVKVLAVSVDPLGSHHIWIQDINETQNTQVNFPLLADPDRKVAELYGMIHPNAQNNMTVRNVFVIAPDKSVKLILIYPAATGRNFDELLRVIDSLQLTSYEKVATPANWKEGEDCVILPSVPAEELAKTFPKGYTEIKSYLRTTPQPNT, encoded by the coding sequence ATGAACAACATCCGACTGGGAGATATAGCTCCCGATTTTGAAGCAGTAAGTACAGAAGGCAGAATTAAGTTTCACGAATGGTTAGGGGAAAGCTGGGGAATTCTTTTTTCACATCCGGCGGACTTCACCCCCGTTTGCACCACAGAACTGGGAATGCTGGCCAAGTATAAAGAGAAGTTTTCCAAACGCAATGTAAAGGTACTGGCAGTGAGTGTAGATCCTTTGGGTAGTCATCACATTTGGATACAGGATATAAATGAAACCCAAAACACCCAGGTCAATTTTCCTTTACTTGCCGACCCGGATCGAAAAGTAGCTGAACTTTACGGCATGATCCACCCCAACGCCCAAAATAATATGACGGTACGCAATGTCTTTGTCATTGCTCCTGATAAAAGCGTGAAATTGATCCTGATTTACCCCGCTGCTACCGGTAGAAATTTCGATGAACTCCTGAGGGTCATTGATTCTTTACAATTGACCAGCTATGAAAAAGTCGCGACTCCTGCAAACTGGAAAGAGGGCGAAGACTGTGTTATCCTGCCTTCTGTCCCGGCCGAAGAGCTGGCAAAAACTTTCCCTAAAGGCTATACAGAAATCAAATCCTATTTACGGACAACCCCTCAGCCCAATACCTAA
- a CDS encoding MFS transporter, whose protein sequence is MSTTLTQKNYLGYGLGDFGQNILFQSSIIYLGKFYTDIIGIDPAWIAGLFLLARLWDGINDPIMGFLAQRTHSKWGSYRPYLLWAAFPLALSMFLLFYVPEFLEDYKYAYVAISYLFFGMAFTAYNVPYGTLTAVMSPDYHERGKLTGYRMSFAMLGGIIGATLILPTVKAFGGGREAYAWTGALFGGIILLTSLGSFFSVKETERISFQKGLGFGKGLAVLRKNYPFWLLSICFAACFAAYAVFATSVPYYCQYVLGNEDLASWILLALTGITALGIPFWSWLSPKLGKRMIFLIGAIAYILAYIGLYYLPSLPQNLIYPLMVVHGIGNAAAVYTSWAILPDTIEYGQWKGGDRVEGLSYGIYGFCFKAGLGLGGALALSMLDSSGYIPGAEQTAAVKNSLSQLVSLIPMVLILLAAIALWFYPIDAEMHKKIREEVL, encoded by the coding sequence ATGTCTACTACTCTTACACAAAAAAACTACCTCGGATATGGCCTGGGAGATTTTGGGCAGAATATCCTCTTCCAGTCATCCATCATTTATCTGGGGAAATTCTATACTGATATAATTGGTATTGATCCGGCCTGGATAGCTGGTCTATTTCTACTGGCGAGACTTTGGGACGGGATCAATGATCCTATCATGGGATTTCTGGCCCAAAGAACTCATAGCAAATGGGGAAGTTATCGGCCCTACCTGCTTTGGGCAGCATTTCCGCTCGCCTTGAGCATGTTCCTGCTTTTTTATGTTCCTGAATTTCTGGAGGATTACAAATATGCCTATGTAGCGATCAGTTACCTCTTCTTTGGTATGGCATTTACTGCCTATAATGTCCCTTACGGAACCCTGACTGCTGTCATGAGCCCTGATTACCATGAAAGAGGCAAACTGACCGGATACCGCATGAGCTTTGCCATGTTGGGAGGTATCATTGGAGCAACCCTGATCTTGCCGACCGTAAAAGCTTTTGGAGGGGGAAGAGAAGCCTACGCATGGACGGGAGCTTTATTTGGGGGCATCATTTTGTTGACTTCCTTAGGGAGTTTCTTTAGTGTAAAAGAAACGGAGCGAATTTCCTTTCAAAAAGGTTTGGGCTTTGGTAAAGGATTAGCTGTCTTGCGGAAAAATTATCCCTTTTGGTTGCTGTCTATCTGTTTTGCTGCATGTTTTGCTGCCTATGCAGTTTTTGCTACTTCAGTCCCTTATTATTGTCAGTATGTTTTGGGGAATGAGGATTTGGCATCCTGGATACTCTTGGCTTTGACCGGCATAACTGCACTGGGAATTCCATTCTGGTCCTGGCTTTCTCCTAAACTCGGAAAGCGCATGATCTTTCTCATAGGTGCGATTGCCTATATCCTGGCCTATATTGGCTTATACTATCTCCCCTCCTTACCCCAAAATCTTATCTATCCCCTCATGGTCGTCCACGGTATCGGAAATGCCGCAGCTGTCTATACCAGTTGGGCCATACTCCCCGACACCATAGAATACGGCCAGTGGAAAGGAGGCGATAGAGTCGAGGGCCTGAGTTATGGAATTTATGGCTTCTGTTTTAAAGCAGGTCTGGGACTGGGTGGAGCACTGGCCCTCAGCATGCTGGATAGCTCCGGATATATCCCCGGTGCAGAACAAACAGCAGCTGTTAAAAACAGTTTGTCTCAATTGGTCAGTTTGATCCCGATGGTATTGATCCTTCTTGCAGCAATTGCGCTTTGGTTTTATCCGATTGATGCGGAGATGCATAAGAAGATTAGAGAAGAGGTGTTGTAG